The Lolium rigidum isolate FL_2022 chromosome 2, APGP_CSIRO_Lrig_0.1, whole genome shotgun sequence genomic interval CCCTGAATTGGACGACGTTCTCTTGTATAATGCTCTCGGTATTCATGTCAACTTCAAACGCTTGTAATATAGTTGTAAGTGAAAATAAGTAGacagttaatttttttttttagcaGACAGTTTGATCTAAATAATAAACAGACGGGCCATGCCTTGCAGTTGCAGGGCCAAATTGATATGCATATCTTGGCATTTCTCAGTGTCATCTAAGACTGCAAGAGCTGATGCAAAATGCAAGAGAACTGTTCTTTATTTATATCACAGCAGCCAACTCCAGTTACATCGAATAATATCATCTATAGTTTCTGACGGCCTAAGGGCATTATGCAACAAAACCCTGCTATGCTAATGATATCTCGTCCATTAGCAACGATCCGATCCGAGGGAGCTCAGCGGCGGTAGCGACGGCTGACGGCCGGGAACCACAAGTCCTGGAAGCACGACTGGTAGGAGACGAGCAGCAGCACGAGCGCGAGCGCGAGCGCCACGCCCCACGGCGACGACCCGGCGCCACCGCTgtcccgccgctgctgctcgtaCCACGGCGGGTGCTCCCCCGACACCACCATGGGCGACACGAGCAGcgaagacgaggacgaggaccGCCAGCTCCGCCCCGAGGCGGTCCAGTACTGcaccgcgagcaggaggaggagcggtgAGAGGACGACGGCGAACCGGAACTGGTCGAACAGGCCCTCCAACGCCGACTCGCAGTGGGAGTAGAGGGACGCGGCGCCGAGGAGCGAAGCCGTGGCCAGGAACAGGCAGAGGTGGAGCGATGTTGAGGCGGACGACGCCGGCTGCTGCCGCGAGAATGGGTAGCCGTTGCCGTATGCGCCGTAGCGGTCGCCGTAGTAGtagcccgcgccgccgctcgccatgCTCGATCGTGTTGCGTCACATGAATTGC includes:
- the LOC124688575 gene encoding uncharacterized protein LOC124688575, with translation MASGGAGYYYGDRYGAYGNGYPFSRQQPASSASTSLHLCLFLATASLLGAASLYSHCESALEGLFDQFRFAVVLSPLLLLLAVQYWTASGRSWRSSSSSSLLVSPMVVSGEHPPWYEQQRRDSGGAGSSPWGVALALALVLLLVSYQSCFQDLWFPAVSRRYRR